In the Arthrobacter sp. CDRTa11 genome, TGACCTGGTCCCCACCACCATCGAACGCCGCGACGTTGGGCCCCATGACGTACTGATCGAAATCAAGTACGCGGGCATCTGCCACTCTGACATCCACACGGTGCGCGGAGACTGGGGACCCCAGCAGTACCCGTTGGCCCCCGGGCATGAGATCGCAGGGATCGTCACCGAGGTGGGCGCTGAGGTAACAAAGCACGCCATAGGAGACCGCGTGGGGGTCGGCTGCATGGTCAACTCGTGCCGTGAGTGCGCCAACTGCCTGAAGGGCGAGGAGCAGTACTGCCTCAACGGCATGATCGGCACCTACGGAGCCGAAGACCGCGACGGAACCGTCACCCAGGGCGGCTACTCCACCCATGTGGTGGTCACCGAAGACTTCGTGGTGCGTATCCCGGAGGGGCTGGACCTCGCCGCTGCGGCGCCGCTGCTCTGCGCAGGGATCACCACCTTCTCCCCGCTCCGCCGCTGGGGTGCCGGACCCGGCAAGAAGGTTGCCGTCGTCGGACTCGGCGGACTGGGGCACATGGCCGTCAAGCTCGCGTCCGCCATGGGCGCCGAGGTGACCGTCCTCTCCCAGTCCCTGAAAAAGCAGGAGGACGGGCTGCGCCTGGGCGCCGACAGCTACTACGCCACCAACGATCCCGCCACGTTTGAACTGCTCGCCGGGACGTTTGAGCTGATCATCAACACGGTCAGCGCTTCGATCGACATCAGCGCCTACCTCCAGCTGCTGACCCTCGACGGCGCCCTGGTGAACGTGGGCGCCCCCGCCGAGCCGCTCCCGGTCAACGCCTTCGCCCTCATCATGGGCCGGCGCTCGTTTGCCGGTTCCATGATTGGCGGCATCCGTGAAACCCAGGAGATGCTGGACTTCTGTGCCGAACACGGACTCGGAGCGGAAATTGAAGTCATCCCTGCCAGCAAGATCAATGACGCCTACGAACGCGTCCTGGCCTCCGACGTGCGCTACCGCTTTGTCATCGACACCTCCACCCTGAGCTAGGCCGGGCACTACGCCCTCGACGCCGGCCCTTCCGGTTTATGCGGAGGCGGCCTCCCATTCGAACCCGTCCGGATCGGTGAAGGGGCCGGCGTGGCTGCCGATCGCCAGCCGGTGCGATCCGGTGCCGTCGGGAGAGACGCCCGCGTCCTTGGCGAGGGCGCGGCGTCCGTAGAGCCCCAGCTGGACCGGGCTGGACGGCATGGCGAACTCGACATACTTGCCGAAGCTCTTCCCGACGGCGAGCCCGCGGTCAACATAGAACCGCTTGCTGGCACCAACGTCCGCGGCCGCCATAAGGAGCACGATTTTCTCGACCTGCCGCGTTGCCGGTCCGGTTTCCTTCCTCGCGGACGTCGCCACCTTCCAGATGGCGCCGTCGGGAGCCTGAACCACGCCGCCGTAACCCCAGATCGACTTCTGGACGGGCTTTAGTGGGGTGGCGCCGGCCTCCACCGCGGTGCCGATCAGGCTGCTGACGGTGGACGGCTGCGACACGATCAGCGACACCGTGAACCCGCGGAAGCCCGTCGTCGCGGCATCCGAGGGCCGCGTCCGCACACGGCTGCCCAGTCCAAAGGCGGCGTCGTAGAAAGCGGCGGCCGCTGCGGGGTCGGGCACTTCGAGGGTGATGAATTCAATGGAGGTCATGGCAGGTCCTTCGCGAGTGGGCGGATGGTTATGCTCCTGACTCTAGAGAGATGCGTGGGGCGGCGCTTCTCTGATCCTGATCGATCTCTCAGGCGGGCCTTGGCCGGGCCTTCGGCGGCGCCAACGATGGTGGTCGGGGACTGGCCCACCTGCAGATAGAATGCCTTTGACCACCCAGTTTTAGGCTCACGGTTTCCCAGGACGCCACAGTTGCCGCTTCGCAGGGTCGGCTTCATTTCTATTGGGGGAATCTTGATCACCGTTCTGCACCGCGCCCTGCGCCAATTCCTGTCTGCGGCCTTAGCTGTTGGCGTCGTGCTGGCACTCGTCATCGCTGCCATACTGATTCCCTCCACAGCGGCCCACGCTGCTTCCGAAGGCGAGGACCGGGTCCAGGCCTACTACCTCACCGAAAGCGAATGGGCGCGGGTCAGGTTGGCTGCGCAACGGGCATTGGATAGCAATTCACCAGTAGTGATTCGGGAGTTCCTCCGTTACGGGCAGTATCTCGCGGCTGCCATGGACCAGGAGGAACAGGCCATCCTCCTGCTGACGGGGAACGCAGAGTCTGCCAGCCTCGAAGCGCAGTCGCAAAGGCTGGCTGCCGAAAGCTTCCTGGTCCAGGCGAACGATCCCCAGCTCGCCATCGCTGCCGCTGCGTCTGCCAAGACGGCGGCGGAAGCTGCGCGGGCGGCAGCGGGGAAGGCAGCCGAAGCCGTGAAAGCCGCCCAAGTCACAGAGCAGGTTTCCCGGGCGGAGGAGCGGGCGCGGTTCCTGACTGATTGGGCCTTCCGAACGGCTGAGGCAAAGGCTGCCAACCTTGTAGAAGATGCCCGGCTGGCCGCAGAAGCCGAAAGCAGGATTAACAACCCGGAACCCTATCCAACGGATGAGCAGATCACGGCTGACAGGCAACGGACGTATCAGTACCTGGCTACGGGCACCCCCCACGTCCGGTCGTCTGCGGAGAAGATCCTGCAGGCGAATGATCCCCTTCTGGTGCGCTTATTCCTGGTGGAGGGTGTCTTCGCGGCCGAGGAATTGGACAATAGGATTTATGCCTACGGGCTGCTTGAAGCGGGCGGTTTGGAAACAAGGGCCGGAGCAGATGTCGCCATAGACGGGACGCGGGAAATGCTCCGCACTTTTTTCCAGACCGAGGAGTTCCGGTTGGCCGTGCGGGACCAGGATAAAGGAGCCCACGTGATTGGAATTCAGGCACGAATTTCGGTCGCCAAAAACCTTGCAAGCCAGGCTGCGCTGGATGCCGCAGCCGCGGAAGCAGCGGCTGCTTCGGCAGCCACACTGGCGGCGGCTGCCGAAGCAACCAGGCCACCTTCCAGCCAGACCGGAACGGCCAATAGCCAGGCGCCGGTTCAGGGCGCGCTTGGCGTCACGGGTGGCACCGCCCTGAACGCAGGACTCTTCGGTGCAGCCTCCTCCCCGGAGCTGCCTGCACCGGCTGATGCCGGGGTGCCCGCGGAGTTGGCCGAAACCCCAACGCCTGCTGTTGCTGCTGCCCCTCCGGCGGGCAAAGCATCCTCCGGAACGGGCGATGCCGATAAGAAGGCGGCCGATATGAAGGCGGCTGCACCGCAAGCCAGCGGCACGCAGGCAAGCCAGAATACCGGGCTTCCTCTGTGGGCCATCCTGCTCGGCCTGGGAGTGTTAGTACTGGCGGTTGCTTGCAGCATCCTTGTCCTGCGCCGCCGCAGGATCCCGGCTTAACAGCACTGCTTAGCAGCACCGGCCCTCGCAAAAACCGACTAGCAACACCGGCACCCCGTAGCCGGAAGATGACCGCCGCCAGGCCCTAGTGTCCGTTTGCCGGGATCCCGGCAGCCTTTTCCGCGGCGGCAAGGGCCTGGACAAGCCGGGTGACGGCGGGCGGGTACCCTTCGTGGCGTACCGCCCGCAACTGCTCGGCATCACGCATAGCCCTGATCAGTGCCGAGGTTTCGGGCATCCGGACATCGGTGATGGCGGGGTAGTCGATGCAGAGGGCCGGATCGAGTTCGTATCTGCGCCAGCGGGCCAGCAGTTCCTCATGCTGTGCCTGCGCTGCCTGGTGAACGGGCTGATCCAGCCGCCGCTGCCTCCTGAGCTGCTGCCATGCCATAACCCGGGGGCTGTACCGGTATGAGGCGATACCCGCGGCCCCGCCAACAACAGTGAGCAGCAAGCCGGACAACGGTGATTCCAGCGCCGGGATCAGAATGGCCGGGACTGCCACAACGGAACCCATAAAGAGGTCCCAAAACAACGGGTCTGAGGTTCCGTCGGCCTGCTGCATGGCGTGGCGGCGGACGGCGAACACCGTGCCGGCCACCGCGGACACCAGCAGGGAACCCCACAAAAGCGTCGGCCCCACCGTGAGAAGCAGGAACTCCATTGCGGCTGGCACCACGGCACCTCCATGCATCAGGCCCGGCCCAGTAATCCAGGCTGTTGCTTCCATTTCAACCCCTGGGACGACGGCGGTCAATGGCCCTGGTGCCGCGCTTCTGCGGACCGCCCCAGTAAGGGATTTTCCTGCTGTTCCCCGCCCTGCTGACCTGGCCTTGTTTGCATATCAGAACCCTGACGGGCCGCATCTGCGAACAAGCACAGGATTTACCCGGCTAGATTGTTGAACAATCTGAGAAAATCAGGCATGATGGGTGGAGTAGCCAACCTGAGACGAGGGTCACATGCCATTCATCGATCTGAACAGCGACGTCGGAGAGTCCTTCGGCAGCTGGACCATGGGCGACGACGCCGCCGTCTTCCGCCACGTTTCCAGCGCCAACGTGGCCTGCGGCTTTCATGCCGGTGACCCCAGCACCATCGCCAAGACCTGCCGCGACGCCGTAGCCGCAGGCGTGACCATCGGCGCCCACGTCGGATACCGGGACCTTGCCGGATTCGGCCGCCGGTTCCTGGACTGCTCAGCCACTGAACTGACAGATGATGTGCTGTACCAGCTGGGGGCATTGCAGGCCCTGGCGAACGCAGCAGGCTCGGAGATCAAATACGTCAAACCACACGGCGCCCTTTACAACACCATCGTCCATCACGAGGTGCACGCGCAGGCGGTGGTGGATGCCGTCCATACGTTCAGCCCCGGACTGCCGCTGCTGCTCCTGCCCGGCTCGGTGGCGCTGCGCAAGGCCGAGTCCCGCGGGCTCCGGGCTGTGGCGGAAGCCTTCGCCGACCGCGCCTACAATCCTGACGGCACCCTGGTGTCCCGCCGGGAAGAGGGCGCAGTGCTGCACGACAACGACGTGGTCACCAGGAACATGGTGCGCCTGGCCACGGAGGGCAAAATTGTGGCGCGGGACGGTTCAGTCCTGGCGGTGCACGCTGACAGCATCTGCGTACACGGGGACACCCCCGGCGCCGTGGCCATGGCCGGAGCTGTCCGGGCCGGGCTTGAGGCGGCCGGCGTCACCGTGCGGAGCTTCCTATGAGCATCACCGGCGTCCGCTGGGCCGGGCCGCGCGCATTGCTGGTGGAGCTGACGGACCTTGTGTCAGTGCTCGCCTTCCATCGCCGCGTTCAAGCGGAGCCCTTCCCCGGCCAGCTCGACGCCGTCGCTGCCGCCGCAACCGTGCTGCTGAAATTCGCCTCGCACCGCCAGGCGCTGGCGGCGCGCGCCGCCGTCGAACATTTCCAGCTTGACGCCGTCGAGCAGGACGGCGGCAGGGAGGTCACCATAGAGGTGGTGTACGACGGCGAGGACCTCGCCGAGGTGGGCAGGCTCACCGGCCTCGGGGCCGACGGCGTCATCGCGGCACACACAGGACAGGTGTGGACGGCTGCCTTCGGCGGCTTCGCCCCCGGTTTCGCCTATCTGGTGGGAGAGAGCGATACCCTCAGCGTCCCACGAAGGACCTCGCCGCGCACGGCAGTGCCTGCCGGATCCGTAGCCCTGGGCGGTAAGTTCTCTGCCGTCTATCCGCGGCAGTCCCCGGGCGGCTGGCAGCTCATCGGCCGGACGTCTGCAGTGATGTGGGATCTGGACAGCGAGCAGCCCGCCCTCATCCGGCCCGGCGACAAAGTGCGTTATGTGGCCGTGGACAGAACCGCGGCAGACAGCGCCGCTGTGCGTGCAGCAAGCCGTGCCCACGCGGTTCCTGCAGAGAACGCTGCAGGTGAGCGGGACGAAAGGGTTTCCGGACTGGAAGTTGAGTCACCCGGATTGCAGTCGCTCCTGCAGGACCTGGGCAGGCCAGGGCTGGGGGACCTGGGTGTTTCCGCGGCCGGCGCGGCGGACCAGCAGTCAGCCCGCCAGGCGAACAGGCTGGTGGGGAACGAACCCGGCGCCGCCGTGGTGGAGAATCTCCTCGGCGGGCTTTCCGTCAGGGCCAGGGGGGACCAGGTTCTCGCAACGGCAGGCGCCTGCGTTCCGCTGGAGATCCGCTCCGGGACGGGAGAGGTGCTGCGCCGCCCCGCCGGCTGTGCTCCCTTTGCCCTGCTCGACGGCGAAAGCCTCACCCTGGGTGCCCCATCCCTAGGGCTGCGCAGCTACCTGGCGGCCCGCGGCGGTTTCGACGTCCCGCCGGTGCTTGGCAGCAGGTCCAGCGACACCATGTCCGGTCTGGGTCCCGCTCCGCTGGTCGCGGGAACGCTGCTTCCGGTAGCACCTGTCGACGGCGTCCGGCCGGTGGGTGAGCCCGAAACCTCCACCTTGCGGCTGGGACCAGGAACGGCAGAGCTCCGCGTGACGCCGGGCCCGCGGGATGACTGGTTCACCGCGGCGGCCGTCCAGGCCCTCGCCGGCCAGGGCTGGCAGGTCACGGACCAGTCGAACCGGATCGGCGTGCGGCTTGTACCCGAAGCGGAGGACGGCCGGTCCCTTGAACGCAGCCGCGGGGGCGAACTCGCCAGCGAAGGCGCCGTGGAGGGTGCGCTGCAGGTTCCGCCCAGTGGGCATCCTGTCCTTTTCCTGGCCGACCATCCGGTGACAGGCGGCTATCCGGTGATCGCCGTCGTCGTGCCCGAAGATCTTCCGACGGCGGCGCAACTGCCGCCAGGCTGCCGGGTCCGGTTCACCATGGTGGACCCGGCCACCCTCGAACCCCTTGAACCAGCCGCCAGCGGCATCATTTCAGAAGGAATCCCGTCATGAAAAAGGTCCTGATCGCCAACCGCGGCGAGATTGCCGTCCGCATCGCCCGCGCCTGCTCCGATGCCGGCCTGCAGTCCGTTGCCGTGTACTCGGATCCCGACGCCGACGCCCTGCACGTGAGGCTGGCGGACGAGGCCTTCGCGCTGGGCGGGTCATCAGGCGCCGAGACCTACCTGGACATAGGCAAGATCATCGGAGTGGCCCGCCGGGCAGGGGCAGACGCGGTGCACCCCGGATACGGGTTCCTGTCAGAAAACGCGGACTTCGCCCAGGCGGTGATGGACGCAGGGCTGACGTGGATTGGCCCCACGCCCCAGTCCATCCGGGAACTGGGCAACAAGGTGACTGCCCGTGACATCGCCGTGCGGGCCGGTGCCCCCTTGGTGCCGGGCAGCGACGGTCCGGTGGCCAACGCCGACGAGGTCCTGGCCTTCGCCCAGGAATTCGGCCTGCCGGTGGCCATCAAGGCTGCTTTCGGCGGCGGCGGGCGCGGGCTGAAGGTTGCCCGGCGCCTTGAGGATATTGAGGACGCCTTCGAATCGGCGGTCCGCGAATCCACCGTGGCATTCGGCCGCGGGGAATGCTTTGTGGAGCGCTTCCTGGACCAGCCCCGCCATGTGGAAGCCCAGGTCCTGGCGGATACGCACGGCAACGTGGTGGTGCTGGGCACGCGCGACTGCTCGCTGCAGCGCCGCAACCAGAAGCTTGTGGAGGAGGCACCTGCCCCGTTCCTTACCCCCGAACAGCGCGCCCAGATCCACGCTTCCGCCAAGGCGATCTGCCGGGAAGCCAACTATCACGGTGCCGGAACCGTGGAGTATCTGGTGGGCAAGGACGGCATCATCTCCTTCCTGGAAGTGAACACCCGGCTGCAGGTGGAGCACCCCGTTACTGAGGAAACCTCCGGCGTGGACCTGGTCCGTGAACAGTTCCGGATCGCCGCCGGCGGTGTCCTGCCCTTCACCGAGGATCCTGAACCGCGCGGGCACGCCATCGAATTCAGGCTCAACGCTGAGGACCCTGCCCGCGGTTTCCTGCCCGGTCCCGGCACCGTGGAGGCCTTCGAGCCGCCCACCGGCCCCGGCATTCGCGTGGACAGCGGCGTCCGTTCAGGATCGGTGGTGCCTGGCCATTACGATTCGCTGCTGGCCAAGCTCATTGTGCACGGCGAGGACCGTCCCCAGGCCCTGCGCCGGGCCCGGGCCGCCCTAGATGAGATGCAGATCAAGGGCCTGCCCACGGTGCTGCCGTTCCACCGGGCCGTGGTACGCCACCCCGATTTCCTGGCCGAAGACCACCTTGGAGTCCACACCACGTGGATCGAGAACGAGTTTGCCGAACCGCTCGCCGCGTCGCCCGAGATTGCCCGCGCCGCACCCGACGCCGCCCGGAACACCATCACGGTGGAGCTGGACGGAAAGGCGGTGCAGCTTGGGCTGCCGGCCGGGCTCTACGAGGCTTTGCTCAGCGGCGGCGGCGGTTCGGGGGCGCTTTCCGGTTCCGGCTCCGCCGGGGCTGGCCTTGCCGGAGGTTCCATTGCGGCCGAGGACACCAGCCTCACGTCGCCGATGGCTGGCTCGCTGGTGAAATGGCTGGTGGAGACCGGTGATGTTGTGGTGGCCGGGCAGCCTGTGGCGGTGCTCGAGGCCATGAAGATGGAAACCACCGTGGCCGCCCACCGGTCCGGCACTGTGGCGAGGGGCCCGCAAGAGCCGGGCACCGCCGTCGGGCGTGGGGACGTCCTGGCCAAAATCGCCTGACCCGCCAGCGGCGAGGGCGGCTGTGGTGGGCGCCAGTGCACTGATCCTTCTCCCGCTTAGGTAGATTGGGATCATGCCCATGAACGCTGCACTCCAAGGGATCGCCGACGGCGGCCACGCAACCCACGCCCACACAGGGGCGTGGGTTGCCGGCGTGCTGCGCGCACGGATCTCGGCCGGGCAGCTTCCGCCCGGGACCAAACTGTCCGAGCAGAAGCTCTCCGAAGCCTTGGGCGTTTCCCGGAACACGCTGCGTGAGGCCTTTACGGTATTGGCCGGCGAGTCGGTGGTGCAGCGTATCCCCAACCGCGGCGTCTACGTTGCGGCCCCGGGCGCGGAGGACGTGCGCGAGATCTACCGGGTTCGGCGCCTGATCGAACCCGCGGCCGTGCTGTGGGGCGAGAAGACTGAAGGAACCCTGGACCGGCTTGATGCGATCATCGCGGGGGCCCGGGAGGCGCTGGCCGCCGGCTCTATTCCCGGCATGGCAGACGCCAACCAGGAACTGCACAAGACGCTGGTCTCACTCTCCGGCAGCGCCTCCTTGGATGAGCTGATGGAAAAGGTCCTGGCCGAGATGCGCCTGGTTTTCCATGCCATGGCCACCACTCCTGATTTCCACAGCCATTACGTGGAGCGCAACGCGGCCCTGGTGGACCAGATCCGCTCCGGCCAGCGCGAAGAGGCGGCCGCCGAGCTTCGCCGTTACCTTGACGCCGCCGAGCAGGAGCTGCTGGCCCACATCGGTGCCATCCCCGCCTGACCGCCTAAAAACGCAGCAGTGCCACGGCTCCGGAAAACGGACCCGTGGCACTGTGTACAAGTGGCAGTGTGCAGAAACGGCAGAAGTGGCCAGCGGCGCAGGAGCTACGGCACCAGGTAGCTGCTGTCCCTGGCGTCGGTGATCAGCATGTGCCCAGGGGCGTGCCCAATCGCCAGGGCCGGCCTGGATTCCATCACGGCGGCCTGCGGCGTCACCCCACAGGCCCAGAACACGGGAACATGGCCGGCAGGGATTTCCACGGCATCGCCGAAGTCCGGGCGGCCAAGATTGTCGATGCCGAGCTCGGCCGGATTCCCCACATGCACCGGCGCACCGTGGACTGCCGGATACCGCGAGGTGATCCGGACGGCGTCGGCAACCTGCGACGCCGGAACGGGCCGCATGGACACCACCAGGGGTCCGGCCAGGGAACCGGCCGGTTCACAGCGGACGTCGGTGCGGTACATCGGGACGTTCACGCCCTGGTCAATGTGGGCCACCCTGATGCCGTTCTCCTGGAGGGCAGCCTCAAACGTGAAGCTGCAGCCGACAATAAAGGTCACCAGGTCATCGCGCCAGTAGGCCGTGATGTCAGTGGGCTCGTCGGTCTTTTCTCCGTCGATGTACACGGCATAACGGGGAACGTCAGTGCGCACATCGCCGCCGGCCAGCAGCGCGCCGGTGGTTTCGCCGGCGTCGAGCACTCCCAAAATAGGGCAGGGCTTGGGGTTGCGCTGCGCGAACAGCAGCACGTCGAACGCCTGGGCTTTGGGAACGATGATCAGGTTGGCCTGCGCGTATCCGGCGCTCCAGCCGGAGGTGGGGGTCACAAGGCCCGCCCGGAACAGTGCGCGGGCCTGGGACGGCAGCAGCGCCGCCGGATTGTTGGGAAGTTCGACGCCGGCGGGGGAGTTTGTTGATAGTGTCACCGGTTGCTCCTAGGCCCACAGCTTGGCGAGGCCGGTCAGGGAGTTCCAGCCAAGGAACAGCGTGAGCAGCCAGGCAAGGACGCCGATGATGAGGAGCCATTTGGGGTAGGCATAGCCGTGCAGCAGGTCCCGGCGGCGCCAGGCCACCCACAGCAGGAGGGCGAAGCCCACGGGGAGGATCAGGCCGTTGAAGGCGCCGGCGAAGATGAGCAGCTGCTGCGGCGCCTGGCCGATCAGAAGGTAAACCACCGCGCAGAAGGCAATAAAGCCGACGGTGATGAGGTTGCGGGTGCGTTCCTTGGTGGATGACTTGGTCACGAAGGAAACGGAGGTGTAGGCAGCGCCGATCACCGAGGTGATGGAGGCGGCCCAGAGGATCACGCCAAACATGCGCAGGCCGATCTGGCCGGCGGCGGCTTCGAAGGCGGAGGCGGCAAGGTTGTTGTTGGCCAGGGCCACACCGCCGGCCACCACTCCGAAAATCGCCAGGAAGAGCAGGACGCGCATCACGCAGGTCACCAGGATGCCCAGGATAGAGCTTTGGGTGATCTCCTTGACGTGCTCCACACCGGTGGCGCCGGAATCGAGCATCCGGTGGGCGCCGGCGTACGTGATGTAACCGCCGATGGTGCCGCCGATGAGGGTGGTGATCACCAGGAAGTCCACTTTCTCCGGCATCACGGTGTTCCGAAGCGCCTCACCGAGAGGCGGGGCGGAGACGATTGCCACGTAGAGCGTCATCAGGATCATCACGGCGCCCAGGATCACCACGATCTTGTCCAGCGCCACGCCGGCTCGCTTGCTCAGGAAGATGAGGATGGCGATGACCGCGGAGATGGCACCACCGAGCTTGGGATCCAGCCCCATCATGGCGTTGGTGCCCAGGCCCGTGCCGGCGACGTTGCCGATGTTGAAAACCAGGCCGCCCAGGAAGACCAGTCCGGCGAGGAACCAGCCAATCCCCGGGAGGACCTTGTTGCCGAGTTCCTGCGCACGCAGGCCTGAAACGCCGATGACGCGCCAGACGTTGGTCTGCACCGCGATGTCCACGAGGATGGACACGAGGATGGCGAAGGCAAAGGCAGCCCCCAGCTGCACGGTGAACGCTGCCGTTTGTGTGATAAAGCCAGGACCGATAGCGCTGGTGGCCATCAGGAACATGGCGCCGAGGAGTGCCGAGCGTCGCCCGGCTTTTGTTGTGCCTGATTTGAGCGTTGCGGTGCTTTCCACAGTGGCCGTCCAAGAGGTTGCGGGTGACCGTAGTCACAGATGGGGTGTCACAGGCAACACTACAGACTGTTGAACAATCTTGGCAAGAGATTGTTCAACAATGATCTAAGTTACTTCTCCGCGATCCCGCCCGCTTCCTCCCAAGGTGGACGTTGCACGCAACTTAAGCATGCGCTGCCCGGAGGAGCCCGGCTAGCCCTTCTTGGCTGCCTTTTTAGCGGCCTCGTCTTTCACGCGCTGGGCCTCGGCACGCACCGCGGCGTGAGTGGAGCGTTCCGTGACGAGCCACTGCGGGGGAGCCTGCAGCAGGGCGGTGATTTCCGCCGTCGTCAGTGCTTCCTCAACACCGCCGCGGGCCAGGCCGCTGATGGAGACGTTCAGCTTCTGGGCAACGACAGGGCGCGGGTGCGGGCCGTTGCGGCGGAGCTCGACGAGCCACTCGGGCGGATTGGACTGGAGCTCGGCGAAATCTGCGCGGCTGATGGTTGAATCCTGGAACTCCTGCGGTGTTGCGGGCAGGTAGATGCCAAGCTTCTTGGCAACGGTGGCCGGCTTCATGGACTGGGAGTTATCAGAGGTCATGGTTCAAGGGTATCCGGGTCCCTGCGCCCGGGGCACCAGCGGGGGAGTACTGGCGCAGCGTGCGGGCGGTACTGTGAAGACGTGCCTGCTGATATTGACGCCCAGAACCCCAGCTCCTCCGAATCTCCCGCACCGGAGGCCCCGCGGGTGCTGCGTTTTGCCTACGTGGCCGGAGTTACTCCGGGGAAGTGGATCCGCCGCTGGGAAGAACGCGTGCTGGATATCCCGCTGCAGTCCTTTATGGCCGACGACGGCGCGCAGCTGGAAGTGTTGCGGAACGGCACCGCCGACCTCAGCTTTGTCCGGCTACCGGTGGAGCGCGAAGGCCTGAACGTCATCCCGCTCTACGAAGAGCAGCCGGTGGTGGTTGCGCCCAAAGGCCACGAAATTTCTGTTTTTGAGGAAGTGCCCCTGACTGACCTGGCTGAGGAGACGTTCCTGGATGTCGCGGCGCTCGGTGGACCCGAGCAGGCCTTGCAGGTTGTCGCGACGGGCGCCGGCCTGGCGATCCTGCCCATGTCCGTGGCCAGGCACTTCAACGTCAAAGACACCGTCGCGCGCCGGCTCACAGGGGCGCCCGTGACGGAGATAGCGCTGGCATGGCCAAGCGGATCCGAGGACGAGATCATCGAGGAGTTCATCGGAATAGTCCGGGGTCGCACGGCGCAAAGCTCCCGGCAGCCGTCTGCGCAGCAGGAGAAGCCTAAGAAGGAACCCAAGCCGGATCGTCGCG is a window encoding:
- a CDS encoding carboxyltransferase domain-containing protein, translated to MSITGVRWAGPRALLVELTDLVSVLAFHRRVQAEPFPGQLDAVAAAATVLLKFASHRQALAARAAVEHFQLDAVEQDGGREVTIEVVYDGEDLAEVGRLTGLGADGVIAAHTGQVWTAAFGGFAPGFAYLVGESDTLSVPRRTSPRTAVPAGSVALGGKFSAVYPRQSPGGWQLIGRTSAVMWDLDSEQPALIRPGDKVRYVAVDRTAADSAAVRAASRAHAVPAENAAGERDERVSGLEVESPGLQSLLQDLGRPGLGDLGVSAAGAADQQSARQANRLVGNEPGAAVVENLLGGLSVRARGDQVLATAGACVPLEIRSGTGEVLRRPAGCAPFALLDGESLTLGAPSLGLRSYLAARGGFDVPPVLGSRSSDTMSGLGPAPLVAGTLLPVAPVDGVRPVGEPETSTLRLGPGTAELRVTPGPRDDWFTAAAVQALAGQGWQVTDQSNRIGVRLVPEAEDGRSLERSRGGELASEGAVEGALQVPPSGHPVLFLADHPVTGGYPVIAVVVPEDLPTAAQLPPGCRVRFTMVDPATLEPLEPAASGIISEGIPS
- a CDS encoding glyoxalase, coding for MTSIEFITLEVPDPAAAAAFYDAAFGLGSRVRTRPSDAATTGFRGFTVSLIVSQPSTVSSLIGTAVEAGATPLKPVQKSIWGYGGVVQAPDGAIWKVATSARKETGPATRQVEKIVLLMAAADVGASKRFYVDRGLAVGKSFGKYVEFAMPSSPVQLGLYGRRALAKDAGVSPDGTGSHRLAIGSHAGPFTDPDGFEWEAASA
- a CDS encoding GntR family transcriptional regulator — protein: MPMNAALQGIADGGHATHAHTGAWVAGVLRARISAGQLPPGTKLSEQKLSEALGVSRNTLREAFTVLAGESVVQRIPNRGVYVAAPGAEDVREIYRVRRLIEPAAVLWGEKTEGTLDRLDAIIAGAREALAAGSIPGMADANQELHKTLVSLSGSASLDELMEKVLAEMRLVFHAMATTPDFHSHYVERNAALVDQIRSGQREEAAAELRRYLDAAEQELLAHIGAIPA
- a CDS encoding LamB/YcsF family protein gives rise to the protein MPFIDLNSDVGESFGSWTMGDDAAVFRHVSSANVACGFHAGDPSTIAKTCRDAVAAGVTIGAHVGYRDLAGFGRRFLDCSATELTDDVLYQLGALQALANAAGSEIKYVKPHGALYNTIVHHEVHAQAVVDAVHTFSPGLPLLLLPGSVALRKAESRGLRAVAEAFADRAYNPDGTLVSRREEGAVLHDNDVVTRNMVRLATEGKIVARDGSVLAVHADSICVHGDTPGAVAMAGAVRAGLEAAGVTVRSFL
- a CDS encoding NAD(P)-dependent alcohol dehydrogenase, translating into MLSVNAYAAPSATGDLVPTTIERRDVGPHDVLIEIKYAGICHSDIHTVRGDWGPQQYPLAPGHEIAGIVTEVGAEVTKHAIGDRVGVGCMVNSCRECANCLKGEEQYCLNGMIGTYGAEDRDGTVTQGGYSTHVVVTEDFVVRIPEGLDLAAAAPLLCAGITTFSPLRRWGAGPGKKVAVVGLGGLGHMAVKLASAMGAEVTVLSQSLKKQEDGLRLGADSYYATNDPATFELLAGTFELIINTVSASIDISAYLQLLTLDGALVNVGAPAEPLPVNAFALIMGRRSFAGSMIGGIRETQEMLDFCAEHGLGAEIEVIPASKINDAYERVLASDVRYRFVIDTSTLS
- a CDS encoding acetyl/propionyl/methylcrotonyl-CoA carboxylase subunit alpha — translated: MKKVLIANRGEIAVRIARACSDAGLQSVAVYSDPDADALHVRLADEAFALGGSSGAETYLDIGKIIGVARRAGADAVHPGYGFLSENADFAQAVMDAGLTWIGPTPQSIRELGNKVTARDIAVRAGAPLVPGSDGPVANADEVLAFAQEFGLPVAIKAAFGGGGRGLKVARRLEDIEDAFESAVRESTVAFGRGECFVERFLDQPRHVEAQVLADTHGNVVVLGTRDCSLQRRNQKLVEEAPAPFLTPEQRAQIHASAKAICREANYHGAGTVEYLVGKDGIISFLEVNTRLQVEHPVTEETSGVDLVREQFRIAAGGVLPFTEDPEPRGHAIEFRLNAEDPARGFLPGPGTVEAFEPPTGPGIRVDSGVRSGSVVPGHYDSLLAKLIVHGEDRPQALRRARAALDEMQIKGLPTVLPFHRAVVRHPDFLAEDHLGVHTTWIENEFAEPLAASPEIARAAPDAARNTITVELDGKAVQLGLPAGLYEALLSGGGGSGALSGSGSAGAGLAGGSIAAEDTSLTSPMAGSLVKWLVETGDVVVAGQPVAVLEAMKMETTVAAHRSGTVARGPQEPGTAVGRGDVLAKIA
- a CDS encoding ALF repeat-containing protein, which codes for MITVLHRALRQFLSAALAVGVVLALVIAAILIPSTAAHAASEGEDRVQAYYLTESEWARVRLAAQRALDSNSPVVIREFLRYGQYLAAAMDQEEQAILLLTGNAESASLEAQSQRLAAESFLVQANDPQLAIAAAASAKTAAEAARAAAGKAAEAVKAAQVTEQVSRAEERARFLTDWAFRTAEAKAANLVEDARLAAEAESRINNPEPYPTDEQITADRQRTYQYLATGTPHVRSSAEKILQANDPLLVRLFLVEGVFAAEELDNRIYAYGLLEAGGLETRAGADVAIDGTREMLRTFFQTEEFRLAVRDQDKGAHVIGIQARISVAKNLASQAALDAAAAEAAAASAATLAAAAEATRPPSSQTGTANSQAPVQGALGVTGGTALNAGLFGAASSPELPAPADAGVPAELAETPTPAVAAAPPAGKASSGTGDADKKAADMKAAAPQASGTQASQNTGLPLWAILLGLGVLVLAVACSILVLRRRRIPA